Within Solirubrobacterales bacterium, the genomic segment AGCTGCCGGACTGCACTTTGCGGCGGCGCGGGCTGACTTCTCGGTGGCCAATGGCCTCGCGACGGGTGGACTTTTCGAGGAGAGCTACGCCTTCGGGCTTCCCGACGTCGTTGATGGCGCGCTGCAGCTGACCGACGCGCCCGGGCTCGGAATCGAGCTCGACGAAGACGCGCTGCTTGATCTTTCGATCAGCTGACTCAGTACCCAAGCCAGAAATATTCCACAGTCGACCCCGCCGGGGCAGAGTGTGGACTAGATCCCGCTCAACCGAGCGACTCAAGGAAATCCGTCACGGCATAGGCGACCGCGGCGGGTTGCGCGAGGTGAACTCCGTGTGCCACCTCCGGCACGACGACCAGCTTCGCGCCGGGTATCTCCTCACTGAGCCTTTCCGCATGACGCGAGTACGTCACGTCGCGCTCCCCCGTCATCAGGAGCGTCGGCACGGCGATCTCTCCCAGCCGATCCCACATCGGCTCATACGCGGACTGACCTAGCCCGCGCAGCGCCGCGGCGAGGGCAACGGGATCCTGCCGCAGCCGATCGGGCCGTTGCTGCTCAATCAAGACCTGAGACTGCTCACCCAGCGCAGGCACGCGTTCCCAGAGATTCACAAAGTCTTCGATCTTCCCTGCCTCGATCCGCGTGCTCAACGCAAAGTCGCGACTTCGGCGATCCGCACGAGCAATCGGATCCTCGATTCCGGGAATACCGCTTTCGATGATCAAGGCGGTGACGGACTCCGGCGCATTCAGGGCGAGATCAAAAGCTGCGCGTGCGCCCTGGGAATAGCCCCACACGACCGCGGGCCGTTCGATGGACTCCAAGAGGATCTCCCGGGCGAGCTCAGGTGTAGGTTCGCCACGAGTAAGCGCAGTTTCTCCATGCCCAGGCAACTCAGGAGCAACAACACTCACCCCGGCCGGTAGCTTTTCGATCGTCGCTTCCCATGACGCAGGTGTCTGCGCGAAACCATGCACGAGGACGAGCGGATAGTCGGATGCGGCCACAATCACACCTGATGGATTTGACCAACGAGACATTTGCCCCGCTGCGCGTGATGATCGACGAGTTCGTTCGCGCTGGCGTTGAGTACGCGGTCGTTGCTCCGGGGTCGCGGAATGCGCCGATTGCCTATGCGATCGGCGACCACGCCGGGCTGAAAACTTGGAGCGTCGTCGACGAGCGCCAGGCGGGATTCTTTGCGCTCGGGCTGGCCAAGAGTACTGGCAAGCCGGCGATCGTCACCTGCACGTCCGGGAGCGCTGCGGCCAACCTCCACCCCGCGATCATCGAAGCTTCGCACGCTGGTATTCCGCTGATCGTGCTCACTGCGGATCGTCCGCCCGAGCTGCGCGACGTTGGCGCAGGACAGGCGATCGATCAGATCAACCTTTACGGCGGCGCGGTGCGCTGGTTTGTCGAGGCGGGAAACCATCCGATCAGCGACCAGACCCTACGTCACTTTCGCGCGCTCGGCTCGCGGGCAGTGGCCGAAGCCACGGCGCACAACCCCGGCCCCGTGCACATCAATCTTCCGCTCCGCGAGCCGCTGTCCCCAACGGATGCGGACCTCGGCGAGGCCGTCGATTCGCTTGGTGCAGTCGGGCGCGCTGACGGCGCGTCGTGGACAGCGGAACCCGCGGCGAAGCCCGTTGCTCAGGATCTTTACAGCGCGCTGGCTGCGGCCAAGCGCCCGATCATCGTCGTCGGAGACCAACACCAGCGAGACCTTGCGCTTACGATTTCCCATCTTTCAACAGCGACCGGCATTCCAGTCTTTGCCGACTCGCTCTCGCAGTTGCGTCGGACACAGCTCGCCGAGCACTCGCCGATCGTGGCTGCGTATGACCTGATCCTGCGTTCGCAGCCGGTTCGGAAGCAACTCGTTCCCGACCTGATCGTGCGTGTCGGCGAGATGCCGACTTCGAAGCCGCTCCGCAGCTGGCTCGCAGAAGTCGATTGCCGGCAGATCGCGCTTGACCCGCGCGGCGGCTGGCGGGACCCAACTCGCAGTGCAAGCGGCGTCTGGGTCTGCGATCCGCTGGCGACCTTCACGGGGGCGGCTGCACGCGTCGAGGGACACCTGGCTTTGACCAGATGGACCACCGCGTGGACCGGACTCGAGCGCGCGACGCAGTCGGCGATCGATCATGCACTCAGAGAGGAAGCCTTTCCGTTTGAGCCCGCCGTGTACCGCTCGCTGATCGGCGGACTCCAGGGTGGGGCGAGCATCTTCGTTTCCTCGTCGATGCCGATCCGCGACGTCGAGTCATATGGACCGATCGGTCGCGACGATCTGAGGTACCTTTCGAACCGCGGGGCAAACGGCATTGACGGTGTGATCAGTACGGCACTTGGCGTTCGAGCGCCGTACAACTGCGACCGCGTGATCGTGCTCACCGGCGACCTGGCCTTCCTCTACGACGCCAGCGCGCTGGCAATCGCCAAGCGCCACGACATTCCGCTCACGATCGTCTGCGTCGACAACGACGGCGGTGGGATCTTCTCGTTCTTGCCCGTGGCCGAGCATCAAGATCACTTTGAAGAGCTGATCGCAACGCCCTCGGGCGTTGACGTGGAAGCTGTCGCAAGGGCATATGGCTTTGAGTACTCAACACCTCGTGGCGTGGAGGAGCTGGCGGCAGCGGTCGAGCGGCCGGGGTTCGTGCATTTGAAGACCGATCGTGGCGCCAACAAGGCTGCTCACGATCGTGTTGCGGCGCACGTGCTCGAGTCAGTAGCTGCCGCGCTGACCGAGACAGGTGTATTTCACTGACTCTCGATCAGGAGCCGTGCCAAGTCCGACTGGTCGGATGGATCGACCCAAAGGTCGCCTGCTGCGCTGCCCAATCCCTTGTCGCGAGTGACGAGCGCCCGTGCTCCGATGCGATGTGCGGAGGCGAGGATAAGCGCGTCGCGTCCAGAGATTCGCTCGTGCGCCTCCAAGAGCGAAAGCGCATCTGACAACAACCCACGATCAAGCTCGACGATTTTGTAGGCGCTCTCGACATGACGAGCCGCGGCGAGAGCCCGATTTCTGTCGCCCCCGCGACGAGCGGTCACGCTGAACACCTCTTGGACGGATTCGAGCGAAGCGTGAGCATCAATCCCGCCGTTGATGGCACTTGAAATCACATGTCTCGAGGCGTGACAGAGTCGCTCGTCGGATCCGGACGCGTCGAGGAACACCGTTGAGTCCAAAAGCGTCACCGTCGCGGAAGGGGCCACTACGCGTCCTCGAAAACCGACGAGGTGTGCGCAGCCTCGATGTCTCGCTTCATCTGGTCAACCGAACCGAAGTCGATTGGTGGAGCTGCTGAAAGGAAGTCCAGATGAGCCTGCTGTCGCTGGGTACGAGAGGAATCTTCGAGCGCCAGGTCGATCGCAGAACGAACAAACTCGCCAACGGAAACACCCTTCGAACTGGCCGCCGAGGACAGGCGGTCCATCCGTGCGTCGTCCACAAGCACTTGCAGTCTGTTGTTGAGCGTAGACATGCTCATACATTAGCATGTTTTTGCTCAGGTCAAGAAAGTGCCAACACGGGCAAAAGCGCCTGGAGTTTGGTTTCAGTCTCGGCCAACTCAGCAGCCGGGTCCGAATCTCCAACGATTCCGCAGCCTGCGAACAGCCGCGCCTGCGGCCCTTCAATCAACGCGCTACGCAAGGCCACGTGGAACTCACCGTCCTCGAACAGGTCTGTCCACCCCACGCCGCCTGTGTACCAACCACGGTCGAAGCCTTCGAGCGCCTTGATGCGGTCGCGCACGTCGCCCCATGGCTCGCCGCCGACCGCCGGAGTTGGGTGCAGGAAGCCGGCGAGTTCAATGACTGGCCGAGGCTCCGTGAGCTGAGCGCGGATTGGTGTTGCCAGGTGCTGGATGTTCTTGAACTTCACGAGCTCCGGGGATTCGCCCGCGGAGATCCACGCCGAGTAGCGACCGAGCGTGCGCTCAATTCGCTCGACCACGATGGCGTGCTCCTGACGGTTCTTGTCGCTCATCATCAGCTGGGTGCCGAGGTGGGCGTCGGTCTCGGGGTCCGCACCGCGGCGCATCGAGCCGGCCAGCGCCATGGTCGAGGCACGTCGTCCTTCGCGGCGGATCAACAGTTCAGGTGATGCGCCGAGGAAGGTCCTCTGACCCTGACCGAGCGCGAACGTCGTGCACTCCGGGAAGGCCGCTTCAAGGCCACGCACAGCATTGAACGGATCTATCGCCATTTCGCGTCGCAGATTCACTTCCCGCGCAAGAACGATCTTCTCGTACTTGCCAATCTGAATCTGCTTGGAAGCATCTTCGACCGCGCGTTCGAAGTGTTCGGGAGAGGCCACAGAGCTGACAACTGCGGGTCCCGGTCGCGGCACGAACAGACTGGGCGCGAGGTCTTCGTCGAGGCGTAATTGCTCTACGGTGCGTTCGACTGCGTCCATCGTTCGCGCCACGGTGTCGCCCGGAGACATCTGAAGATTGAGCGTCAAACGAGCCTGCGGGTTCGCCCCGCCGCGACGAACGATCGAAGCTTGTGGCAGGACGAGTTCGCTTGACGGGTAGTCACGCCAGAGGTCCGACTGAACTTCGGAGTCCAGAAACGCGAATCCGCCGACCCAGACGATTCCCGATCCCGATGGTGCATCTGGATCGTTGAACAGATCATCAATGAGGGCGGCCTCGAGGGCTTCTCCACAGGCTTCGGCAAGTCCGTCGAACCGTTGATCGCTCGCAGCAACGATGCTCTGAGTCCGGCCCAGCGTCGCAAGCACAAAATCGTCGCGAGCGGGCTGGGAGAACACAGACCAATCAACCTGCTGCAGCGCGGTTCCTTTTATGTGCGCCAACGGGTCGATCCCGGCCGGAAGGCGAACCGTGACTGATGCGACTACGGAGCGACTGCGGGTGCTGGCAAGGGTGAGGGCCTCTTCGGCACGCTCCGCCAGCCGCGCGTAAGCAGCCGCGTCAAACCCGTGCGAGACCCCCGGGGGCGCGGACCGGCCTGACGCCCGCCTCGCTCGCCCCCAGAAAACCATCGCTCAGATCAGGTCGTGTGCCGTCCGCGCTGCACGGCGATCTCGCCGGTGCGGACCATCTCGATCAGGCCGAAGGGCCGCACGAGCGACTCAAATGCCTCGATCTTCTCGTCGCTACCCGTCACTTCAACGGTGATCGACTTTCGGGCCACGTCAACGACGCGGCCATGGAAGATCTCCGACAGCTGACTGATCTCCTGACGCGTGTGAGCGTCGGCGTCAATCTTGAAGAGCGCGAGCTCGCGAGCCACGGTGTCGTGCGGCTCGAGGTCGCGGATCTTCAGCACGTGAACAAGCTTGTGCAGCTGCTTGGTCACCTGGTCGATCGGGTGCTCTGCACCGTCGATCGTCAGCGTGATGCGCGAGATCTTGTCGTCGTCGGTCGGACCGACGGCAAGCGTGTTGATGTTGTAGCCGCGACGCGCGAACAGTCCGCTGATGCGGGCGAGCACACCGGGCTCGTTCTCCACGAGAATCGAGAGGACGTGCTTGCGGCCCATGATGCGCTGGCCGGTTGCCTGCAGGTCGGAGAGGCTGAATACTTCTTTGGTTCCTGGATCGCCCATGTCAGCCCACCATGTCCCTTGCTGCCTGTCCGGCCGGAATCATCGGATACGTGTTTTCTTCCTTGGTCACTCGCACATCGACGAGCGCGGGGCCGTCGTGTTCGATGGCCTCCTTCAGGGTGCCGACGAGCTTGGTCTTGTCGGTCTCCTGCTTGGCCCAGATGCCATAGGCGTCCGCGAGCTTGACCCAGTCGGGCAGATTGCCCATGTCAACGTGGCTGTAGCGGCCGTCCCAGAAGAGCTCCTGCCACTGGCGGACCATCCCGAGGAAGCCGTTGTTCATCAGGAAGATCTTCACCGGGATCTTGTTCTCGGCGAGCGTTGCGAGCTCCTGGATGTTCATCTGAAGCGAACCGTCACCGGAGATGCAGACGACCAGCTGCTCGGGGTTGCCTGCGGCAGCGCCCATTGCGGCCGGCAGGCCAAAGCCCATCGTGCCGGCGCCACCTGAGTTGATCCAGCGGCGCGGTTCCGGGAAGTCGTAGTACTGCGCTGCCCACATCTGGTGCTGGCCGACGTCGCTGGCGACGATCGCCTGACCTTCGGTTGCCTCCCAGACTGCCTGGACCATGTACTGCGGCTTGATCTCGTTGTCGGTGCTGTCCTCGTAGGTCAGCGGGTACTTCTCGCGCCAGTGCTCGATGCGCTCCCACCATTCCTTCATGCGGGACTCATCGGACTCGAGCGCGCGGTACTCCTCGGAGAAGCGCGGGAGGATCTCCTTGGCGTCGCCGACGATCGGAATGTGCGCCGGGACGTTCTTGCTGATCTCGGCCGGGTCAACGTCGATGTGGACGAACTTGGCGTTCGGGGCGAACTCGCTGAGCTTGCCGGTGATGCGGTCGTCGAAGCGGGCGCCGATCGCGAGGATCAGGTCGGCTTCGTCCATTGCATAGTTGGCCGCGCGCGTGCCGTGCATGCCGAGCATGCCCAGCCACTGCGGATCCGGAGCCGGGTACGCACCCAGACCGTTCAGCGTGCACGTGACGGGGAACTTCTCGATCCGCGCGAGGTCGCGCAGTTCTTCTGAGGCGTTCGCGTTCACGACGCCGCCACCGACGTAGAAGACGGGACGCTTTGCGTTGGCCAGCGCCTTCGCCGCGAGGCGAATCTGCTTCGCGTTTCCGCTGTGGGTTGGCTGGTAGCCGGGCAGCGAGACGTCGTCGATTGGCACATAGTCAATCTCTGCGCGCGAGAGGTCCTGCGGGATGTCCACGAGGACCGGCCCCGGGCGACCTGTGCGGGCGACGTGGAAGGCCTCGTGGATCGCCTTCGGGATGTCGCGCGGGTCGCGGATCATGATCGAGTGCTTGACGATCGGCATCGTGATGCCGGTGATGTCAGCCTCTTGGAATCCGTCGGTGCCGAGCAGGTCGGTGCGGACCTGGCCGGTGATGAAGACCGTCGGGACGGAGTCCATCATCGCGTCGGCGATCGGCGTGACGAGGTTCGTTGCGCCCGGGCCGCTGGTCGCAAGCGACACTCCGACCTTGCCGGTGGACTTGGCGTAGCCCTCGGCGGCGTGGCCTCCTCCGGCTTCGTGGCGCACAAGAATGTGGTTGATCCCTGCGTCGTAGATCGCGTCGTACGTGGGCAGATTTGCACCGCCCGGATAGCCGAACATGACGTCTACGCCCTCGTGTTTGAGCGCCGCCATCAAAGCTTCAACTGCTCGCATCTTCAGTCCCTCCTTTCAATCTCCGCCCACGGAGTTTCCGCGGTGCGCGAGACATCAATGCGTTGGCCTCGTGTGAGTTCCACACTCGACCCTCAGGTGCCAGCCCCGACGCGCGTGGTGTTCGCGGGTCGCAACTGACCAAACGTTTGCGCTGCCATTCGCTTTGAGGGGCGAACGCGGCGCGTCTGAACAGACTACAGACTTCGGCAGGCTGGACGGCCAGCGTTAGCTGGCCTGCAAGATCTGTAGGCTGACGGAATGTTCACTTCGCTCAGGTTTCGCACACTACTGCTCGCTCTCATCATCGTCGGCACAGCCTCCTTCGCCAGCAGCGCGGCGGCCAGCGTCGCCTACATCGATGCGAACGAAGTCTGGGTCAGCTCGGACGACGGTTCGCGGAAGGTGAGGCTCTCAGCTGGCGAGGGCGACTGGCGCGAAGTGGCGCAGTCCGACCAGGGCTACATCCTCGCTACGCGCAGAGAATCCGGAAAGATCTCGCAGCTGGCGTCTTTCACGATTTGGGACCCGACGGGGAAGCTCATTCACTTCGGCAGTCTTTCGGGGGACATTGACGGTTCTGGAAGCAACGTTTACCCATTGAGCCTTGACATCACGCCAAGCGGAGGCAACTTCGTCTATGGCTACTCCCGCTATCGGTCTGGGCCGCCTTCATCCTTGGTCAAAGGCATCTATCTGAAAGTTTCGTCGGATGCTTCGACGGGCGTTCCGCTTTCACTCACCTCCGGGGAGTACCCGACGCTGGTTGGCACTCGCATCGTCGCCCGGCTCGGCAGTTCAACAGTCGGCGTACAGGATCCCAGCTCGATCGGATCCGACACCTTCAATCCGTGGATTTCATACAACACGTCGCTCCCCCAACTTTCCGGTCTTGAGGTGAACAGGACCGACGTCTCGGCAACTGGCTTGATCTCCGCGGCCGAGATGATGGACAGTAGTTTCAATACCGCCAAGATCATCGTTGGCAAGTGGAGTGCTTTTGCTGGCGACTACTTGACGACCCTTGTTGACGACTGCTTCCTGCCATCGGCCGGCGCGCCAAGGGACATCAGTGTTTCGCAGGATGGCTCCACACTCACGTGGCGCGATTCCCGCGGAGTTGTTGTCGCCGGAGCCCCCGACTTCTCGGGGCCGAGCGACTGCACGCTGACCCGTGCACCGTCAGTCATCTCGGCAACCGGCATTTACCCCTCTTACGGCCCCTTCAACGTCCCGGCCGCGGCGGCGCCCGTGACCTCAAAGCCAAAAGTCACCGTCGGGAAGACGATCAAGCTCAATTCCCTCAAGTCCGGCTTGAAGATCGCCATCACGTCCGCGGTCGCTGGCAAAGCAAAGGTGACCCTCACGATCAAGCCATCGAAGGTCGGCAAGAAGGGCAAAAAGCTGATCACGCTTGCGTCCGGCTCAGCCAGCGTTGCGGCGGGCGTCCCGAAGAAGATCAAGCTCAAGTTCACATCTGCGGGCAAGAAGCTGAAGAGAAAGCTCAAGGGCAAGAAGGCGACGCTCACCGTCACCGTTGGCGGTCAGAAGACCACCAAGACCGTCAAGCTCAAATAGTCCAGACGGCAGTCGGGAGGGCCGGCAATCTTGGCGGATGATTCGTTCCCTCAAGATTCGCCAACTTGCTCCGTACCTTGTCGTCATCGCCGCCCTGTTCGCCTTGACCGGTGCGCAGGCAACTGCCGCCCCGAGCGCCTTTAAGTTCAAGCCCAAGAACACGAACGAGGGCCAGAAGGTCACGGTCCTGGGCACGGGCTACACGAAGAAGACGGCAAGTTCACCGCGATAGCAGAGGTCTTCATCAGCGACACCGTGCCGACCACTGGTGCGACCAAAGAAGCCTGTGCGGGCTCTCCGTAGCCGCCTTTCGAGGACGGCACATGCTGATCGATGGACTTCAACAGCGGGATCGAAGACGAGACTCCCGACGAGAACGAACCGGACGCCTAGACCGACTCTTCGTCGACGACTTGATAGCCCTTCGGGGCGATCAACTCATCTGGATACGCAAGGTCCTCGCCGCAGCGCAGGCAGACCTGCGTGGTGATCGGCACCACGGCGTTGCAGTTCGGGCACTCACGCCGCGGGTCGTACTTCTCGGTCCTGAAAAGAATCGCCGCTACAAGCCCGATAACCGGCAGCACCGTGCCGATCACGAACCAGAGGAACAACGACATGCCTTTGTACTTGCCGACGCAAGCCGTGATCAAGCCGAAGACGAGTGGAACTAGCGCGTACTGCATACCGCTGTGAGGCTAGCTAGAGCCCGAGCTTTTCACGCACGATGCGCGTGACTTCGCCGCCGTCGGCTCGGCCCTGGGTCTGCTTCATGACAAATCCGATGATCGCGCCGATCGCCTTCATGTTGCCAGCGCGCATGTCGTCGGCGGCCTTCGGGTTGGCCTCGAGGGCGGCGTCGATGATTCCGGCAAGCTCGTCGGAGTCGCCCATTGCTGCGAGCCCCTCTGATTCGACGATCGCGTCGGGGTCTCCCCCGCTTTCTACAAGCTTGTCGAGCACCAGCTTCGCGCCAGTGTTGTTGACGGCTTTCTCCTTGACCAACTCGATCAGTCGCGCTAGCGCTTCAGGGGTGACCTTTGACTCGGCGGGATTGGCGTCTGCGCCGATCCGTGCGATCAGCTCGCCGGTGACCCAGTCGCCGATGCGCTTGGTGTCGGCACCGTCGCCGGCGACCGCCAGCACGGACTCGAAGTACGCGCCGAGGTCTGCGTTGAAGGCGAGAAACTTGGCGGTGTCGGTAGCAATTCCGAGCTCCTTCTCGTAACGCTCGGCCTTCTGCAACGGCAGCTCCGGCAAGGAGGCACGGATCTCGTCGATCAGGGCTTCCGAGGGCGCGACCGGAACGAGGTCCGGCTCTGGGAAGTAGCGATAGTCGTGCGCCTCTTCCTTTGAGCGCAGCGAAGTCAAGGATCCGCTCGCGGGATCAAAGTGCAGCGTTTCCTGCGAGACCTTCTCGCCGACGTCAAGCAGCGCCGTCTGACGCGCGATCTCTGCGTCGATGCCGCGTTCGATGAAGCGGAAAGAGTTCATGTTCTTCAGCTCGGTCTTGGTGCCGAGCTCGGTCTGGCCGACCCGGCGGATCGAGATGTTCGCGTCGCAGCGCAGCGATCCCTCTTCCATGTTCACGTCGGAGACGCCGAGCTGCTTGACGGTGGCGCGCAACAACTGCAGCCATTCCCGAGCCTGGGCGCCTGAGTGAATGTCGGGCTTGGTGACGATCTCAACCAACGGCGTGCCGCCGCGGTTGTAGTCCACGACCGTGCGGCTCGCGCCTTGCACACGGCCAGACTCGCCGACGTGGATGTTCTTCGCCGCGTCCTCTTCCATGTGCGCGCGCTCGAGCTGAACACCGGCAAGCTCGCCCTCGCCGCAGATCGGCGGATCGAACTGGCTGATCTGGTAGCCCTTGGGCAGGTCGGGGTAGAAGTAGTTCTTGCGGTGGAACATCGAGCGCGGGGCGATGTCGCAGTTCAACGCCAGGCCGATCTTGATTGCCGATCGGATTGCCTCGTGGTTGGGCACCGGAAGCGTTCCGGGGTGACCCAGGCAAACCGGGCAGGTGTGCGTGTTGGGCGTGTCCCCGAAGGAGAGCTTGCAACCACAGAACATCTTCGTCTGGGTCGAAAGCTGGACGTGGATCTCCAAGCCGATGACTGCTTCGTACTCGGCCATCAGCTTGCGCTCCAGGTCCACGGGCCATCGGCGAAGTCGGTCGCCTTCTCGAATGCGTAGGCCGCGTCGAGCAAAGCGTTTTCCTTGAAGTGCGGAGCAACGATCTGCAGGCCCACTGGGAGTGCGCCGTCGGCGTCAGGCTCAACAGCGGCCGATCCATCCGAAGTCGCAAGCCCAGCCGGCACGCTGATCGCGGGAAGCCCAGCGAGCGACACCGGCACGGTGAAGAGGTCGCCCAGGTACATCGAAAGCGGATCGTCAATTTTCTCGCCGATCCCGAAAGCAACGCTCGGGGCAGTCGGGGTGATGATGAAGTCGCAGTTCGCAAAGGCCGCGGCGTAGTCCTCGAGGATCTTGGTGCGGACCTGCTGGGCGCGGTTGTAATAGGCGTCGTAGTAGCCGGAAGACAATGCGTATGTGCCGAGCATGATGCGGCGCTTGACCTCCGGACCGAAGCCCTCGCCGCGCGTGCGCTCGTACATATCGGTGAGCCCGGTCGGGTCGGCCGCGCGCTCACCGAAGCGCACGCCGTCGAAGCGCGAGAGGTTGGCGCTGGCCTCGGCCGGGGCGATCACGTAGTAGGCGCTGAGCGCGTAGTCGGCGTGCGGGAGCGGAACTTCAGTGAGTTCGCCGCCCAGCGCCTCGATGCGCTTGCACGCGATATCGAAGACTTCCTTCACGCCGGACTGCACGCCGCTCCAGTCGATCGGTGCCGGAATCGCGAACTTCTTGCCGGCCAGTGACTCGTTGCTGGGAGTCGCGACGTCTTCGTTCATGCCCGTCGAAGTCGAGTCCATCTCGTCCTTGCCCTGCATGTACTTGAGCATCAGCGCTGCGTCGGTGACGTCGCGGGTGATCGGTCCTGCCTGGTCGAGGGAAGATGCGAAGGCGATCATTCCGTAGCGCGAGATCGCGCCGTAAGTTGGCTTCAGGCCGACGAGGCCGCAGAACGCTGCTGGCTGGCGGATCGATCCGCCCGTGTCAGTGCCGGTCGCCCAGGGCGCAAGGCCTGCGGCGACCGCAGCAGCGGATCCTCCACTGGATCCACCAGGTACGCGCGACTCATCCCACGGGTTCCTGACCGCGCCGAATGCGGAGTTCTCGTTGGAAGAGCCCATCGCGAACTCATCCATGTTCGTCTTGCCGAGGTAGCTCGCGCCGGCCTCTTGAAGCTTGGAGATCGCCGTCGCCGTGTAGGGCGGGATGTAGCCGGTGAGGATCTTTGAGCATGCGCGGGTCTCGATGCCCTCGACGCAGAAGAGGTCTTTGACGGCGATCGGAACGCCCGCTAGCGGCGCATCCACGGATTCGGGCGTGACCGCATCGCCGACCGAAACGTAGGAGTTGATCGATTCAGTGCCGGCGCGTTCGCGGTAGAGCGCGTGCAGCTCAGATGCGTCGGCTTCTCCGATCTTGATCGCGGCAACTGCCTGCGCGGCGGTCAGATTCAGAAGGTCCCTCATCGCTAACTGCCCGCCGCCGGGACACCGAAGCCGCCGTCGGCCTCATCGGGAGCGTTCTCCAGCGCTTTCTCGAGCGGAAGGCTGGGCCGCGGCGTATCTTCGCGCAGCACGTTGACCAGGTCAACCACGCGAGCAGTGGGCTCTACGCCATCAAGTTCAAGTTCGTTCATGTGCTCGACGTAGCCGAGCACGGCGGAGAGCTCGCGCGTCATCCGCTCCTGCTCTTCTTCACTGAGCTGCAGTCGTGCGAGACGCGCGACGTATGAGACGTCCTCTGGGGTGATCACGCGGGAGAGTTTACGGGCCGTTAGTCGACGTGAATCGGCTCGGGCGGCGGGGCCTTCGCAAAGCCGTTGGGAACGGAGTCATCCCTTATCGCCCAACAGGCGCCTGCAAGGAGCGCCGCGCACCCGAGCAACG encodes:
- the gatA gene encoding Asp-tRNA(Asn)/Glu-tRNA(Gln) amidotransferase subunit GatA; translation: MRDLLNLTAAQAVAAIKIGEADASELHALYRERAGTESINSYVSVGDAVTPESVDAPLAGVPIAVKDLFCVEGIETRACSKILTGYIPPYTATAISKLQEAGASYLGKTNMDEFAMGSSNENSAFGAVRNPWDESRVPGGSSGGSAAAVAAGLAPWATGTDTGGSIRQPAAFCGLVGLKPTYGAISRYGMIAFASSLDQAGPITRDVTDAALMLKYMQGKDEMDSTSTGMNEDVATPSNESLAGKKFAIPAPIDWSGVQSGVKEVFDIACKRIEALGGELTEVPLPHADYALSAYYVIAPAEASANLSRFDGVRFGERAADPTGLTDMYERTRGEGFGPEVKRRIMLGTYALSSGYYDAYYNRAQQVRTKILEDYAAAFANCDFIITPTAPSVAFGIGEKIDDPLSMYLGDLFTVPVSLAGLPAISVPAGLATSDGSAAVEPDADGALPVGLQIVAPHFKENALLDAAYAFEKATDFADGPWTWSAS
- the gatC gene encoding Asp-tRNA(Asn)/Glu-tRNA(Gln) amidotransferase subunit GatC, translating into MITPEDVSYVARLARLQLSEEEQERMTRELSAVLGYVEHMNELELDGVEPTARVVDLVNVLREDTPRPSLPLEKALENAPDEADGGFGVPAAGS